A window of Enterobacter ludwigii genomic DNA:
GAATGATTTACGCAAAGGAATTTATTCCGCGAGTGCGCAAACTGTGCTGTCGATGTACGTTTCTGAACTCAAAACGGAGCAGGAGATCGTCGAAATCTGGACCATTAAGCGGGATGGACAAGATGCTCCACTGAGCTGTCGACTCTCGCTGGCCCACTACGCACCCTATGGTGATGTGATTGTTTTCGAAGGGATCTCTTCGCAAATCGTCTCCGGGCTGAAAGCCAGCCGTTCTGCAACCTACCGGCGCAAAAAACAGGGGTTTTACGCACGCTTTTTCCTGACCAACAGCGCACCGATGCTGTTAATCGATCCTGCCCGCGATGGCCAAATCGTCGATGCAAACCTGGCTGCACTCAATTTTTATGGTTATTCACATGATGAAATGTGCAGTAAACATACCTGGGAAATAAATACTCTTGGAAGAGATGTTATACCCATTATGACCGAAATTGCCGCACTGCCCGGTGGTCATAAACCTCTCAACTTTGTTCACCGTCTTGCCGATGGTTCCACTCGTCATGTTCAGACGTATGCCGGGCCTCTTGAGATTTACGGTGACAAGCTCATGCTGTGCATCATCCACGATATCACCGAGCAAAAAAGGCTGGAGCAAGAGCTGGAACACGCTGCCTCGCGTGACGCCATGACGGGTCTGCTCAATCGTCGGCAGTTTTACACCCTTATCGATCAAACCAGCCAGAATCATCTTCCCGCGCAACAGCAATTTAGCCTGCTGCTAGTGGATACCGATCATTTTAAAAACATTAACGATCTCTTTGGTCATCTGAAAGGTGATGAAGTACTTATCGCCCTCTCCCGAACGCTGGAAGCCTGTGGCCGGAAAGATGATCTGGTGTTCCGCTGGGGTGGTGAAGAGTTCGTCATCCTGCTGCCGCGTACATCCCTCGAAACCGCTTTGCTGATTGCCGAATCGATCCGCTCTGCTGTTTCCCGCATCACTATCCCGGGCTTACCTCGGTTTACCGTCAGCATTGGCGTGGCGCGACATACCCCGGGTGAGAGTATTGATGACCTGTTTAAGCGTGTGGACGATGCGCTTTATCGCGCCAAAAATGATGGACGCAACAAGGTCCTTGCAGCGTGAAACTGGAGTATCCAGGAAAGCCCCGTTACAATGCCCGCCTCGTATAAACCGAATAGCGGTGGGTAACGTCTTCAATGAGTAAAACAGAAATAATACTCACCTTAATTATTCTGAGCCTTATTATATTTGGTTTCTGGTTTATTTTTAGCGGTGAAATCTGGTACCTGGTAGAATTTCTGGAAAACAGCCTCTACCCCACTTTCGATACGCCATAACACACGTTTAATTTATTGTTTCACCTACCGAATTTGTTAGCTACCTGAATCCCTTAACGCCACGTAAAATACGCGGCGTTATCATCCAGTAACGTTGATAACGAATCACTAAATCATTTGCTTATGTTGCCCGTTCTCTGACGGGCTTTTTTTATTTCCGGCATTTCAGCCATACCAGGCTATATCTTAATCATCTTTATTCGCAGAGGTGAGGAATGATGAGCAAGAAGATCCTGATGCTGGTTGGCGATTACGCCGAAGATTACGAAACGATGGTGCCCTTTCAGGCTTTACAGATGATTGGTCACCAGGTTGATGCTGTCTGCCCCGATAAATCAAAGGGCGATTATGTCATGACGGCGATCCATGATTTTGACGGTGCCCAGACCTATAGCGAGAAACCCGGTCACCGTTTTACGCTCAATGCCGACTTTTCCGCAGTAAAAGAGCAGGACTACGACGCACTGCTTATCCCCGGCGGGAGAGCCCCCGAATATCTGCGGTTAAATGATGACGTGCTGAAGCTGGTACAGGCATTCGACGCCGCGCGTAAACCGATTGCCGCCGTGTGCCACGGCCCGCAATTGCTCGCTGCCGCTGGCATTCTGAAAGGACGTACCTGTAGCGCCTACCCGGCCTGTGCCCCTGAAGTCCGTCTCAGCGGCGGACACTACGCGAATATTGGCATCGATCAGGCACATGTGGACGGCAATCTGGTTACTGCTCCCGCCTGGCCTGCACATCCCCAGTGGCTGGCAAAATTTAATGCATTGTTAGAATAGTGCGGTAAGTAAAAACTGGCGCAGCTTAGCGCCAGTTTCGCTTAGCTGATGGCTATACGTCAGTGCTTCTCAATATACATCGTACGGCTGTATGCCACGTCTTCCGGGTTATTGATGGGATACCCTTTCACCCAGGGCTTAATCAGGCGACCATTGGTGTACTGGTAGATAGGTGCGATAGGCGCTTTTTCCATGAGGATTTTCTCCGCCATGTTGTAGTCTGCGTTACGCGCTTTCGCCGTCGTTTCCAGCGTCGCCTGGTGAACAATTTTATCGTAAGCCGGATCGTTAAAACGCGAAATATTACCGGTATGAGTTGACGTCAGCAGCGACAGGAACGTCGAGGGTTCGTTGTAATCACCGACCCATGAGGCGCGGATTACGTCAAAATTGCCGGTGTTGCGGCTATCAATGTAGGTTTTCCACTCCTGGTTTTGCAGTTTGACATCCACACCAAGATTTTTCTTCCACATGGACGCCACCGCAATGGCGATTTTCTGGTGGTTTTCGGATGTGTTATACAGCAGATTCAATTTCAGCGGGCGCTGAGGACCGTAACCCGCAGCCTGCAGCAAGGTTTTTGCCTGAGCATTCAGCTCCTGCTGTGACATCTGCTCAAACGGTGAAGACTCTGGGGTAAAGCCCGCCGTCACGTCTGGGGTAAAATGCCATGCTGGCTTCTCACCGGTCCCTAATACCTTTTCCGCCATAATGCGGCGATCGATGGTCATACTCAGCGCCAGACGAACGCGGGCATCCGCTGTCGGACCTTTTTGCGTGTTAAACGCGTAATAATAGGTACCCAGTTGAGGCGGGGTATAAACTTGCCCCGGAATATCCTTCAGGAGTTTCTGATACATGTTTTTCGGGAACGATTCGGTAATATCAATATCTCCCGCCAGATAGCGTTTGGTGGCAGACGACTCCTGATTGATTGGAATGAACGTCACTTTTTGCAGGACAGTTTTTGCATTGTCCCAGTAATGCGTATTTGGAACGACAACCAGTTTTTCATTCACCACGCGGTCGTTAAGAACGTATGCTCCATTTCCAACCAGAGCTCCTGGACGCGTCCATTCCTTACCACTTTCAACGTTGGCTTTTTGCACCGGATAGAACGCAAAGCTTGCCGTCAGGTTGCTAAACCACGGCAGCGGTTTGTCCAGCTGGACGCGTAACGTTCTGGCATCCACCGCCGTCACGCCCAGGGTGTCTGGTGCCGCTTTACCGTCAATAATGGCCTGGGCGTTGTTGATACCCGCCAGCGCTGCAAACCAGGCAAACGGAGAGGTGGTTTTCGGGTCGACCAGACGCTGCCAGCTGTAGACAAAATCCTTCGCGGTGACCGGGGAACCGTCAGACCACCTGGCGTTATCACGCAGGGTGAACGTCCAGATACGGTTATCGTTACTCTGCCAGCGCGTCGCTACCCCGGGAGTTAATTCCCCTTTCTCATTCTGATTAACCAGTCCTTCGAAGAGATCGCGAATCACCTGAATCTCTGGCAACCCCACCGCTTTTGCCGGATCGAGCGAGGCAGGCTCATCTTTAATATGTCTGACCAGCTCCTGTTGTTGCGCCAGTACCGTGCCCTGTGGCACATCAGCAGCGTACGAGAGTGTTGAGAGTCCGCACAGACATAGTGCAGCACAAAGACGCGAGACAGGATGCTTCATACGATCCCCTTTAATGAATTCA
This region includes:
- a CDS encoding sensor domain-containing diguanylate cyclase, which codes for MSQNGFDALNVIKTPVWLISAVSEQIIFANVAAAQVMGDKTLNDLRKGIYSASAQTVLSMYVSELKTEQEIVEIWTIKRDGQDAPLSCRLSLAHYAPYGDVIVFEGISSQIVSGLKASRSATYRRKKQGFYARFFLTNSAPMLLIDPARDGQIVDANLAALNFYGYSHDEMCSKHTWEINTLGRDVIPIMTEIAALPGGHKPLNFVHRLADGSTRHVQTYAGPLEIYGDKLMLCIIHDITEQKRLEQELEHAASRDAMTGLLNRRQFYTLIDQTSQNHLPAQQQFSLLLVDTDHFKNINDLFGHLKGDEVLIALSRTLEACGRKDDLVFRWGGEEFVILLPRTSLETALLIAESIRSAVSRITIPGLPRFTVSIGVARHTPGESIDDLFKRVDDALYRAKNDGRNKVLAA
- a CDS encoding Ecr family regulatory small membrane protein codes for the protein MSKTEIILTLIILSLIIFGFWFIFSGEIWYLVEFLENSLYPTFDTP
- a CDS encoding DJ-1/PfpI family protein; translation: MSKKILMLVGDYAEDYETMVPFQALQMIGHQVDAVCPDKSKGDYVMTAIHDFDGAQTYSEKPGHRFTLNADFSAVKEQDYDALLIPGGRAPEYLRLNDDVLKLVQAFDAARKPIAAVCHGPQLLAAAGILKGRTCSAYPACAPEVRLSGGHYANIGIDQAHVDGNLVTAPAWPAHPQWLAKFNALLE
- a CDS encoding peptide ABC transporter substrate-binding protein, which codes for MKHPVSRLCAALCLCGLSTLSYAADVPQGTVLAQQQELVRHIKDEPASLDPAKAVGLPEIQVIRDLFEGLVNQNEKGELTPGVATRWQSNDNRIWTFTLRDNARWSDGSPVTAKDFVYSWQRLVDPKTTSPFAWFAALAGINNAQAIIDGKAAPDTLGVTAVDARTLRVQLDKPLPWFSNLTASFAFYPVQKANVESGKEWTRPGALVGNGAYVLNDRVVNEKLVVVPNTHYWDNAKTVLQKVTFIPINQESSATKRYLAGDIDITESFPKNMYQKLLKDIPGQVYTPPQLGTYYYAFNTQKGPTADARVRLALSMTIDRRIMAEKVLGTGEKPAWHFTPDVTAGFTPESSPFEQMSQQELNAQAKTLLQAAGYGPQRPLKLNLLYNTSENHQKIAIAVASMWKKNLGVDVKLQNQEWKTYIDSRNTGNFDVIRASWVGDYNEPSTFLSLLTSTHTGNISRFNDPAYDKIVHQATLETTAKARNADYNMAEKILMEKAPIAPIYQYTNGRLIKPWVKGYPINNPEDVAYSRTMYIEKH